In Xiphophorus hellerii strain 12219 chromosome 4, Xiphophorus_hellerii-4.1, whole genome shotgun sequence, a single genomic region encodes these proteins:
- the nedd4a gene encoding E3 ubiquitin-protein ligase NEDD4-like isoform X4 yields the protein MMAAVPASQIRGLPADEEASRILQVKVIAGIGLAKKDILGASDPYTRLSLYDPVNGEITSLQTKTIKKTLDPKWNEVFYFRVNPRKHRLLFEVFDENRLTRDDFLGQVDVPLNQIPTENPNAQRPYTFKDFLLHPRSHKSRVKGHLRLKMTYLPKNLGSEEETADQTEDSDPGWELLDQDMSGPRQSQLLPPLPPGWEERQDNLGRNYFVNHVTRTTQWHRPTMQQVIEESHRPQNNNTDVEPAFITRRQISEHDENATPQESPESWEIITEDESTLYPRNHQLTSTSSSEPPAFSSFSDENRNLCVSRSTTRELRSSQNNQMSNSNHSSLRESSQTSAREEQPISPVLLPSSPQLPPGWEEKRDNKGRRYYVNHNTRTTTWVRPVIQKPADSPAAPAAAAAPAAAAPAAAAPAAAAPAAAAPAAAAPAAAPQSESAPPQNSSPPSQPAAVSPADATQPGPSAEASADFGSLPQGWEVRSAPNGRPFFINHNTKTTTWEDPRLRIPVQKRRTGSLDPKDLGPLPPGWEERIHGDGRIFYIDHNTKVTQWEDPRLQNSAITGPAVPYSRDYKQKYEYFRKKLIKPADIPNRFELKLKRNSVLEDSYRRILAVKRPELLKARLWVEFEGEKGLDYGGLAREWFFLMSKEMFNPYYGLFEYSATDNYTLQINPNSGLCNEDHLTYFKFIGRVAGMAVFHGKLLDAFFIRPFYKMMLQKPITLQDMESVDSEYFNSLKWILDNDPEDLDLRFTIDEELFGETRQHDLKPDGSEIVVTNENKREYIDLVMQWRFVNRIQKQMTAFKEGFFELIPRDLIRIFDGNELELLMCGLGDVDVNDWRQNTKYKNGYCGDHMVIQWFWKTVLLMDAEKRIRLLQFVTGTSRVPMNGFAELYGSNGPQLFTIEQWGTSDKLPRAHTCFNRLDLPPYESFEELREKLNIAIENAQGFDGVD from the exons gtgaATCCCAGAAAGCATCGGCTGCTGTTTGAGGTGTTTGATGAGAACAGACTG ACACGTGATGACTTTCTTGGACAGGTGGACGTTCCTTTAAATCAGATACCG ACAGAAAATCCTAACGCACAAAGACCATACACATTCAAGGATTTTCTGCTCCACCCACGAAG CCATAAGtccagggtcaaaggtcatctaCGTCTCAAAATGACCTACCTGCCGAAGAACTTGGGCTCAGAAGAGGAGACGGCAGATCAGACAGAGGACTCAGAT CCAGGCTGGGAGCTTCTGGATCAGGACATGTCGGGCCCCAGGCAGAGTCAGctgctgcctcctcttcctccgggCTGGGAGGAGCGGCAGGACAACCTCGGCAGGAACTACTTCGTCAACCACGTGACCAGAACCACGCAGTGGCACCGGCCCACCATGCA GCAGGTCATCGAGGAGAGTCACCGGCCGCAGAACAATAACACAGATGTGGAACCTGCCTTCATTACACGCAGACAGATCTCAGAGCACGATGAGAACGCCACACCGCAGGAGTCTCCAGAG AGCTGGGAGATCATCACCGAGGACGAATCCACTTTGTACCCCAGAAACCATCAGCTCACATCAACTTCCTCCAGCGAGCCGCCGGCGTTCTCCTCGTTCAGCGACGAGAACAGGAACCTTTGTGTTTCACGATCCACAACTAGAGAGCTGCGCAGTTCACAGAAT AATCAAATGAGTAATTCAAACCATTCCAGCCTCAGAGAAAGTTCTCAGACTTCTGCAAGAGAGGAACAACCTATCAGTCCCGTG TTACTTCCCTCGTCACCTCAGTTGCCTCCAGGCTGGGAGGAGAAGCGTGACAATAAAGGAAGACGCTACTATGTCAACCACAACACCCGAACCACCACATGGGTGCGTCCAGTCATTCAG AAACCTGCAGACTCACCAGCAGCACCGGCGGCAGCAGCGGCACCGGCGGCAGCGGCACCGGCGGCAGCGGCACCGGCGGCAGCGGCACCGGCGGCAGCGGCACCGGCGGCAGCGGCACCGGCGGCGGCACCACAGAGTGAATCTGCGCCGCCTCAGAACTCCAGCCCGCCGTCCCAGCCGGCGGCGGTCAGCCCTGCAGACGCCACTCAGCCCGGACCGAGCGCAGAGGCCTCCGCTGATTTCGGCTCCTTACCGCAGGGCTGGGAGGTGCGCAGCGCTCCGAACGGAAGACCTTTTTTTATCAATCACAACACAAAGACGACCACCTGG GAAGATCCCAGGCTTAGGATTCCTGTGCAGAAGAGGAGGACCGGCTCACTCGACCCCAAAGACCTCGGCCCGCTGCCA CCTGGATGGGAGGAGCGGATCCACGGAGATGGCAGGATATTCTACATTGATCACA aCACCAAAGTCACACAGTGGGAAGATCCCAGATTGCAGAACTCGGCTATAACTGGTCCA GCTGTGCCTTACTCTCGAGATTACAAGCAGAAGTACGAGTATTTCAGAAAGAAGCTGATCAAACCG GCCGACATCCCGAACCGCTTTGAGCTGAAGCTGAAACGAAACTCGGTGCTGGAGGATTCCTACAGACGCATCCTGGCGGTGAAGCGGCCGGAGCTGCTGAAGGCTCGACTGTGGGTGGAGTTCGAGGGAGAAAAGGGCCTGGACTACGGCGGCTTGGCCAGAGAGTGGTTCTTCCTCATGTCCAAGGAGATGTTCAACCCGTACTATGGACTGTTCGAGTATTCTGCCAC AGACAACTACACGCTGCAGATCAACCCCAACTCCGGTTTGTGTAATGAAGACCACCTCACCTACTTCAAGTTTATTGGTCGTGTGGCTGGCATGGCGGTGTTTCACGGCAAACTCCTTGATG CATTCTTCATCCGGCCGTTCTACAAGATGATGCTGCAGAAGCCGATCACTCTGCAGGACATGGAGTCTGTC GACAGCGAGTACTTTAACTCCTTAAAGTGGATTTTGGACAACGACCCGGAGGATTTGGACCTGAGGTTCACCATTGATGAGGAGCTGTTTGGAGAG ACTCGCCAGCATGACCTGAAACCGGATGGCTCTGAGATTGTTGTCACTAATGAAAACAAGAGGGAATACATCGA CCTGGTGATGCAGTGGAGATTTGTGAACAGAATACAGAAACAGATGACGGCTTTCAAAGAG ggATTCTTTGAGCTGATACCAAGGGATCTGATCAGGATTTTTGATGGGAATGAGCTTGAG ctGCTCATGTGCGGCCTGGGAGACGTGGACGTGAACGACTGGAGGCAGAACACCAAGTACAAGAACGGTTACTGTGGCGACCACATGGTCATCCAGTGGTTCTGGAAA ACGGTGCTGCTGATGGACGCAGAAAAGAGAATCCGGCTCCTGCAGTTTGTGACGGGGACGTCCAGAGTCCCGATGAACGGGTTCGCAGAACTTTATG GCTCTAACGGACCGCAGCTGTTTACCATCGAGCAATGGGGAACCAGTGATAAACTTCCCAGAGCCCACACCTG CTTCAACCGTCTGGACCTCCCTCCTTACGAGTCGTTCGAGGAGCTCAGGGAGAAGCTCAACATCGCCATCGAGAACGCCCAGGGCTTCGACGGCGTCGACTAA